One genomic region from Euleptes europaea isolate rEulEur1 chromosome 6, rEulEur1.hap1, whole genome shotgun sequence encodes:
- the FNBP4 gene encoding formin-binding protein 4, producing the protein MGKKSRAAPVGRRPILQLSPPGPRGGREEAAPGDGDSASEADEFEATEESQRTAPNPAQCRMPVGPVAVKPTGGLCLLGAYADSDEEDNEIPVKLQSTGANSNNSTDIDSTLANFLAEIDAITAPSQPSETVVSSAAPPPTPPRPEPKESVTSQILSTTNGTDQATEWQYDTQCSLVGVGVEMGDWQEVWDENTGCYYYWNTQTNEVTWELPQDLATQVQGLQHYQHGSVTEADENYLMAADLSSQGKSGGGAVAGSAGRKTAPFKHELKKEVNEGIQALSSSEEEKKGVAASLLAPLLPEVVKEEEERWRRKVICKEELEPLMEGDVTVEQTTTVAEELEGNRDIGDDPSQEDLCSVVQSEESAEEEEEQDTLELEMVLERKKAELRALEEGDGSISGSSPLSEGSQSDLARRLLPKQGKWKLFGVASPESTSRGSSKTGQESPEPGETVMKEETEVADENSGNELDTEELQEKVKTQGSVKVEDEDQDLKFQIGELANMLISKLEFLGISRQSISNFHMLLLQTETRIADWREGALQGNYLKRKLQDAAEQLKQYEINAAPKGWSCHWDRDHRRYFYVNEQTGESQWEFPDGEEEEEGQNLENKAEALPKQGLKEKMESGMESTDHISGSLGKESGLAAAASLVPLSPFWTVLQPSVPVLQPPLPLEMPPPPPPPPESPPPPPPPPPGEDGEIQEVEMEDEEDEEPPAPGTEEDAVLKPLLRPTVASSQSNSESSIATPPLEKSLKRKASEVNAGLVQRAATIGSCPVLYGQSVLGTGPQTPGMSLQQSYLGVTQPALMSYSECSVSIGLPASTTQPIPSRGAPPATSTTEQPPPPPPPPPPLSPPPHAPKTLPSEKSKKLKRGGKRKKTKTKMPSLVKKWQSIQRELDEEENSSSSDEDRDVMSHKRIEEWKQQQLISGMAERNANFEALPEDWRARLKRRKVTSTT; encoded by the exons GCAGACAGTGATGAAGAAGACAATGAGATACCTGTCAAACTACAGTCTACAGGGGCAAATAGCAATAATTCGACAGATATTGACAGCACCCTGGCAAACTTTCTAGCG gaaatagaTGCAATTACAGCTCCTTCCCAGCCTTCTGAAACTGTTGTTTCTTCTGCTGCTCCACCTCCAACCCCTCCACGCCCAGAGCCCAAGGAATCTGTCACCAGTCAAATTTTATCAACTACAAATGGAACAGATCAAGCAACAGAATGGCAGTATGACACTCAGTGCTCGCTGGTAGGAG TGGGAGTTGAGATGGGAGACTGGCAGGAAGTTTGGGATGAAAACACAGGCTGCTATTATTACTGGAATACTCAGACCAACGAGGTCACTTGGGAACTCCCCCAGGACCTGGCAACACAGGTGCAAGGTCTCCAGCATTACCAGCATGG TTCTGTAACAGAAGCTGATGAAAACTATTTGATGGCTGCAGACCTAAGCTCCCAGGGTaaaagtggtggtggtgctgtTGCTGGCAGTGCTGGACGCAAGACAGCCCCCTTTAAGCATGAGCTGAAGAAG GAAGTGAATGAAGGTATCCAAGCCCTTTCAAGCagtgaagaagagaaaaagggaGTGGCTGCATCACTGCTGGCTCCGTTACTTCCGGAGGTggtgaaggaggaagaagagcgcTGGAGGAGGAAGGTTATCTGTAAGGAAGAGCTGGAGCCCTTGATGGAAGGGGATGTGACAGTAGAGCAAACAACAACTGTTGCTGAGGAGCTGGAAGGCAACAGAGATATTGGCGATGATCCTTCTCAGGAGGACTTGTGCAGTGTGGTGCAATCGGAGGAaagtgcagaggaggaggaagagcaggacaCTCTTGAGCTGGAGATGGTCTTGGAAAGGAAGAAG GCAGAACTGCGAGCTTTGGAAGAAGGTGATGGGAGTATTTCAGGCTCTAGTCCCCTTTCTGAGGGGAGTCAATCAGATCTAGCACGGCGGTTGCTACCAAAGCAAGGGAAATGGAAGCTAtttggggttgccagcccagaATCCACCAGCCGAGGGTCAAGTAAGACAGGACAGGAGAGTCCTGAACCTGGGGAAACAG TGATGAAGGAAGAGACAGAGGTTGCTGATGAGAACTCAGGCAATGAGTTGGACACAGAAGAATTACAAGAAAAAGTGAAAACACAAGGGTCTGTCAAAGTGGAAGATGAAGACCAGGACTTAAAG TTTCAGATTGGAGAGCTGGCCAACATGTTGATAAGCAAGCTTGAGTTCTTGGGCATCAGTAGACAATCCATCTCTAACTTCCACATGCTACTGTTGCAGACTGAG ACTCGTATTGCAGATTGGCGGGAAGGAGCTCTCCAAGGAAACTACCTCAAACGCAAATTGCAAGATGCAGCTGAACAGCTAAAACAGTATGAAATAAACGCCGCCCCTAAAGGCTGGTCCTGCCACTGGGACAG GGACCATAGGCGCTATTTCTATGTTAACGAGCAAACAGGCGAATCCCAGTGGGAGTTCCCagatggggaagaggaagaggagggacaaAACCTAGAGAataaagcagaagctcttcctaAACAAGGACTGAAGGAGAAAATGGAGTCTGGTATGGAATCTACTGATCACATATCAG GTTCTCTTGGTAAGGAGTCTGGTCTAGCTGCAGCTGCTTCTCTCGTGCCTCTTAGTCCCTTCTGGACTGTTCTTCAGCCTTCTGTCCCTGTACTTCAACCCCCTTTACCCTTGGAAatgccacccccaccacccccgcCACCAGAGtcgcctcctccaccaccacctccaccacctgGGGAAGATGGGGAAATACAAGAAGTAGAAATGGAGGATGAGGAAGATGAGGAGCCACCTGCAccaggaacagaggaagatgCTGTTCTGAAGCCTCTTCTCCGCCCAACAGTTGCCAGTAGTCAG AGCAACTCTGAGAGCAGTATAGCCACACCTCCATTGGAGAAATCTCTAAAAAGGAAAGCCTCTGAAGTGAATGCAGGGTTGGTGCAACGAGCAGCAACTATTGGAAGCTGTCCAGTACTCTATGGCCAGTCTGTCCTGGGTACAG GCCCTCAAACCCCAGGGATGAGCTTGCAGCAGAGTTACCTTGGAGTAACACAGCCAGCACTCATGAGCTATTCAGAGTGTAGTGTCTCCATTGGACTTCCTGCTAGCACCACACAGCCAATTCCTTCTCGAGGAGCTCCACCTGCCACCAGCACTACAGAacagccgccaccaccaccaccaccaccacctcctctctCACCACCTCCACATGCTCCCAAAACACTTCCCTCAGAGAAGTCAAAAAAACTCAAGAGAGGTGGCAAG AGAAAAAAGACCAAGACAAAGATGCCATCTTTAGTAAAAAAGTGGCAGAGCATTCAGCGGGAATTAGATGAGGAGGAGAACTCTAGCTCCAGTGATGAGgaccgggatgtgatgtcacataaACGAATCGAGGAATGGAAACAGCAGCAGTTAATCAG TGGCATGGCAGAGAGAAATGCTAATTTTGAGGCATTGCCTGAAGACTGGCGAGCTCGGCTCAAGAGGAGGAAAGTCACTTCAACCACATga